The following coding sequences are from one Comamonas koreensis window:
- a CDS encoding nitroreductase, giving the protein MNVTQAMQERRSVRAFLPKAPSAQAVHSLIADAAQAASGGNLQPWRVVALAGHALHELTDAIADAQPLPEGGNNYTYPPNLWEPYRTRRFKNGEDLYKTIDIPREDKAARLEQLAKNGRFFGAPVGLLVFADERMGYAQWVDLGIYLQSLMLLATERGLATCAQGYWRRYGDTVERVLKAPEPYRVAYGIALGYEDLTAPINSLRADRAPFGDWAQMRGFD; this is encoded by the coding sequence ATGAACGTCACGCAAGCCATGCAAGAGCGCCGCTCGGTGCGCGCCTTTTTGCCCAAAGCTCCCTCTGCCCAAGCCGTGCATAGCCTGATCGCCGATGCGGCCCAGGCGGCATCGGGCGGCAACCTGCAGCCCTGGCGGGTGGTGGCGCTGGCGGGCCATGCGCTGCATGAACTGACCGATGCCATTGCAGATGCGCAGCCGCTGCCCGAAGGCGGCAACAACTACACCTACCCGCCCAATCTCTGGGAGCCGTATCGCACGCGCCGCTTCAAGAACGGTGAGGACCTGTACAAGACTATCGACATTCCGCGCGAGGACAAGGCCGCGCGCCTGGAGCAGCTGGCCAAAAACGGCCGCTTCTTTGGCGCCCCGGTGGGCCTGCTGGTATTTGCCGACGAGCGCATGGGTTATGCGCAGTGGGTGGACCTGGGCATTTACCTGCAGTCCCTCATGCTGCTGGCCACCGAGCGCGGCCTGGCCACCTGTGCCCAGGGCTACTGGCGCCGCTATGGCGACACAGTGGAGCGGGTGCTCAAGGCGCCAGAGCCTTACCGCGTGGCCTATGGCATTGCGCTGGGCTATGAAGACCTGACGGCGCCGATCAACAGCCTGCGTGCCGACCGCGCACCCTTTGGCGACTGGGCGCAGATGCGCGGGTTTGACTAA